DNA from Mucilaginibacter mallensis:
ATGATAAAAATCATGATAATAAGCATCGCATACCGATTTTAAGTATTGATGAAAAAAACGCGCATCGTCATCAATCACATAATGCGGTGTAAGATCAATCCCCCCACCAAACCACCTTACCGGCTGTCGCCCCTCCACAAATGATGAAGGCATCTCAAAATAGCGGATATTCATGTGGATAATAGGAACCAACGGATGATTTGGGTGGATAACGATAGATATCCCAGTAGCAAAAAAATCATCCTGCTCAATTTGCAATGATTTTTTTATTGATGCAGGCAAATTACCATGCACAGCTGAAAAGTTTACGCCACCCTTTTCTAATATATTACCGTTTTGTATAATGCGTGTACGGCCACCACCGCCACCTTCCCGCTCCCACTTTTCTTCTTCAAACTTTGCCTGGCCATCAACCTGTTCAAGCGCGGCACATATTTCATCCTGTATCTGTTGGTAATCGGCGCTTATTTGTTCTTTGTTGATCATGGAGTGACGGACTGAATTAGCGATTGAGTGATTAATTATTATAGCGCAAAACTAAACAAACTATTGATTTATTAACTAAACCAACAATTCACTAATTAACACAATCACCCATTCACTAACTAATTTCCAGATAATCCAGGTCCTTGCCAAAGGTTTCCTTTAACTGGCTTAATGAGAATAGCGCTATAACCGTGAGTATAGCCATCATGATGTAACCGCTGTTAATCATGCCGTAATGTGCTTTAAACGCATCAAATGCAAATGTTATTGGTATTAATGATCCCCGCACAAAGTTGGGAGCGGTTGTTGCCACAGTTGCCCTGATATTTGTACCAAATTGTTCGGCGGCAATTGTAACAAATGTTGCCCAGTAACCTACAGAGCATCCCATAAAGAAACAGAGCCATATAAATTGCTTACTATCAAGTCCCTTTGCGTTTAAATAACATGCAACACTTATAAGCGATAACAAAAGAAAAATGACCATTGTTATCTTTCTTGATTTAATGACCTGCGATAACACACCGGCAAATATGTCACCTATTGCTATTCCAAGATAGGTATAATATATGCCTTCACCTGCGCTTAAAGTAGTCTTAGAGCCTAAAGCAACCCCAAATTCAGGTGAATTAGTAACCAATATACCCACTACATACCATAAAGGGGCACCTATTAAAATACAATATAAATACTTTTTAAATCTGCCAAAATCAGTAAAAAGCATAAAAAAGTTACCCTTTGATACATTAGTCTTTTCTACGTTTTTATACATGCCTGATTCAAATGTGCCCAAGCGTAACAAAAGCAAAAGAACACCCAAAATACCACCGATAATATATGCTTTCTGCCAGCCATACTGTGAAACAAAATATGCAGCTGCGGCTCCAAAAAGCCCTATAAAAGCTACTATCATGGTACCATAGCCCCTTTTTTCCTTACTTAAAGTTTCAGTAACCAGTGTAATGCCTGCGCCTAATTCACCTGCAAGGCCAATACCGGCTATAAACCTTATTATGCCATAAGTATGAACTATATCAATATTTAAAAAAGATAAATTTATACTACCAATAAAACCATTAGCAAAATTGGCAATTGAGTATAGCAGTATAGACCCAAACAGCACTTTAATCCGTCCGATCTTGTCACCCATTACCCCCCAAAGTATGCCACCTAATAACAGCCCAAACATTTGCATGTTCATTATAAAATGGCCATCATTAGTAATTGCGTCTTTGTCGGTAATGCCAAGTGCTTTAAGGCTGGGTATCCTTACAATTGCAAAAACCAGGAGATCATATATATCAACAAAATAGCCCAGGGCGGCAACTATTACCAGGAAGATTATATTGCGTGAGGTTTTTGCATTGGTTGCAGTAGTCATAAATCAATTATTGGTGAGGCTAAAGTAAATAAATCTGATTGAAAATTTCACAAAAAAAAACCCCTGTTGGTTGCAGGGGTTCCTCTCATAATTCAGAATTGTAGATTATACTTTTTTCACATTTACTGCTTGTAATCCTTTTCTGCCTTCTTCCACATCATAGGTCACGCTATCATTATCTTTAATAGCGTTTACGCCACCCTGTACATCTTTAAAGTGTACAAAAAGATCTTTACCGTCATCTGTAACAATAAAGCCGTAACCTTTTTGTGTGTTAAACCATTTTACTTTTCCAGTTTTCATAATAATATAATAGTATTAAGTTGTGTTAAAAGAAGATTAATAAAAAAGCCAAACTGAATATAAAATGGTATTAATAATCAGAAGCAAAATTGAAACCTCTCTTTTTCAAATATATAAAATAATTAATAACCAAATAAAATTATTTATTTAGTATGAGTATTAATTGTAAATAAGGTTTTAACCCTATGTAACCTTTGAAATATTTTGTTAAAATGCTAGAAACACCAACAAAACCATCAAATTATGATACTAATTTACGCCTGATGTTCCTAATAATCAATAGGTAAATCACAATTCCTCTAATTTTTTGCCCAACATTATGCAGTAAACGTTGTTAAATAATGCTTAAAGCACTCTTTTTCTTCGTTTAAAAATGAAAAAACACACTTATAGTACCGGTATAATTGGTAATTGCGCATTCCTGGCCCATGTAAATACAAACACGAATATTGAGTGGCTTTGCTGGCCGAGGTTTGATAGCACCTTTATTTTTGGCGGCCTGCTCGACAATGAAAAAGGTGGAGAGTTTTCCATTTTGCCCGAAGGTAAATTTACATCGCACCAGTATTATATGGAAAACACCAATGTACTAGTTACCGAAATTACTTTAGAAAACGGCAACAGCTACCGTGTAAGCGATTTTGCCCCGCGATTTCATCAAAGTCAGCGCTATTATAAGCCCTTAATGCTAATACGGAAAGTTGAAGCTATTGAAGGCTCGCCGCGTATCAGGGTTAAATGTGAGCCGGTATCTGAATACGGGAAAGTTAGACTGCATGTAAACCGCGGCAGCAACCACATACAGTACCTGGGTGGTGATGAAAATATCCGTTTAACTACCAACATAGCCATTAGTTATGTGTTTGATGAGCAGCTATTTGTTTTAAATGAACCTAAATACCTGGTACTCACTTATGGTGAACCACTGGAGGCTCCGTTAGAGAGTACAGCTGAACGTTTTTTACGTGAAACTATACAATACTGGCGCACATGGATAAAACATTCCTCAATCGCCACATTTTACCAGCCATTCGTAATACGATCGGCACTGGCCTTAAAAATACACCAATATGAGGATACGGGCGCCATTATAGCCGCCAGTACCACCAGTTTGCCGGAGTCGCCGGGCAGCGGGCGTAACTGGGACTACCGCTATTGCTGGCTGCGCGATACTTACTATGTGATCACAGCCCTGAACCACATTGGCCATTTTGAAGAAATGGAAAAGTACTTTAGTTATGTAACCGATATTTCATTTGCAGAGGACAAACGCTACCAGCCGCTTTATGGCATCACCGCTAAAAAAACACTTACAGAAGAAATTTTAACCGACCTTAAAGGCTATGAGGGCAATCAGCCTGTTCGTATTGGTAACCAGGCTTATGAGCATATCCAAAATGATATCTATGGGCAGGTGTTGATCTCCCTGCTCCCATTATATACCGACCACCGTTTTGTTTTCTCGGAAAGAAAGGACTCCGTACGCTGGATTGAGTTTTTGCTGGGAAAGATAGAAGCTACAATAGATGAAAAGGACGCCGGTATATGGGAATTCAGAAATATGGCCGACATACATTGCTACAGCAACCTGTTTCAATGGGCAGGTGCTTCGGCTGCTGAAAAAATGGCGCGGACTATTGATAATAAAGAATTAGTACATCGGGCAATATCCTTAAAGAAACGAGCTGCCAAACATATTGAAAGCTGTTATGACCCGGTTAGAAAAGTTTATACCAATGCAGCTAAAGGTACTAACCTTGATGCCAGTACATTGCAACTGATTATGATGAACTACCTTGACCCGGCATCTGACCGTGCTAAGGATCACCTAATTGCATTAGAGAAAGAGTTAAAGGCGTCTAATGGGTTATTTTACAGGTATTTATATAAAGATGATTTTGGTAAACCCAAAACCACTTTCCTGATATGCGCATTCTGGTATGTAGAAGCCCTGGCTACTGTCGGCCGTATTGATGATGCCATAAAAGAGTTTGAGAACTTGCTTCAGTTTTCAAATCACCTGCTGCTTTTCAGTGAGGATGTTGATGAAAAAGATGGCAGCCAATGGGGCAACTTCCCACAGGCATACAGTCATGTGGGCTTAATGAACGCGGCTTACCGTATAGCCATGAAATTAGACCGGCCAATATTTTTGTAGTTCATGGGATATGGTTCATAGTTCATAGTGTTTTGCTATGAACTATGAACCATTTGCTATAAACTAGCTTATTTCTGAGCTGCTAATGTGCTTTCAGTAAACTTAGTAAGCAGGTTACGTACTTCAAGTGGATTTCTTAAATAAAACTTTGCCGCCGACATGTTGTTGCCAACCTTCACGGTAAGCGCACTCTCTGGTAATGCTTTAAATATATCCTCATCTGTGTAATCATCACCAAAGGCGATAATGAAATCATAATTCTTATTTTCCACTAATGATAGAGCAGCTTTACCTTTGTTTATCTCTACGTTCTTTATTTCCAGCACTTTATCACCCGGCAAAAACTGTAAACCCTTATCTGTGGTCATATATTTAAGGTTATTCATCAATTCATTGGCCCTTAGCTCGCCCAGGCCTTTTTGCGCCTTGCGGTAATGCCAAACCAGTGAATATGTTTTTTCTTCAATAAATGAGCCCGGAGTGCGGTCTACATAGGTTTCCAATATAGGATAGATGTCCTGTTTCCAACTATCAGATAATCCTGATATTTTATGCCAGCGTGTGTTTTGCTCTTTAAACCATGCACCGTGTTCAGCAATCAGGTAAATATTTTCATCATTAAACCATTCACTTAAATTTTCGTGTTTACGGCCGCTGATGAGTACTACCTGGTTTGCCGGATCTTCGGTTAATTGATGAAGAAGATCATACAATTCCTTATCGGGACTGGCATCAGCAATATTTGATCTGAAATTAACCAGTGTACCGTCGTAATCCAGGAAAATGATCCGGTTCCTGGTTTTTGCATAACGATTGACGATAGACTGCTCTGTAGTATTGCTCACATGCCTGGTTTGCATTGAACGCTGCTGCTGTTTAACCTCCCTTAGGCGATCTGTAAATATCTTAACCCAATGCGAAATATTGAATTTTGATATCAGTTGCCGCATTTGCTGCATACGGGCTTTTTGTTCATCAAGCGGCATTTCCAACGCTTGTATAATAGCCCGGCATACTTCTCCAATATTGTTTGGATTTACGATTATAGCATCAATTAATTCTTTAGATGCACCAGCCATTTCACTTAATATCAGCACACCATCATCATGTATACGGCTTGCCACATACTCCTTACTAACCAGGTTCATGCCATCACGCATTGGGGTAACCAAACACACATCGGCTGATGAATACAAAGCTGAAAGTGTTTCAATCGGGAATGAACGGTAGTAATAATGTATCGGGCTCCAATCCATTGTGCGGTACAACGAATTTAAACTCCCGGCTTTTTTATCTATCAGATCGCGCAGGTATTTATACTGGGGCACCGTATCCCTTGATGGCACTACGATCATGTAAAGTGCTATTTTGCCGATATATTCTGGATGGAGCTGGAGTAATAATTCAAAAGCTTCTAAACGCTGCAGTATGCCTTTGCTATAATCAAGCCTGTCGATAGAAAGGATCAGCTTATTGCCTTTAAATGTTTCTTTTATTTGTTTAGCTTGTTCAATAACCTCTTTACTTTTTGGTAATGACGAGTATTTATTTTCATCTATCCCCATAGGAAAGGCTTCTGCCACAACAAGCCTGTCATTAACAGTTATAACATTTGACGATGAATTTACAGGTAAAATTCGTGTTGTAGTACTTATAAAGTGTCTTACATCATCAAATGTATGAAAGCCGATCAGATCGGCACCCAGCATACCTTCCAGCAATTCGTATCGCCACGGTATCAGCCTGAACATTTCATGCGATGGGAACGGGATATGCAGGAAGAAACCAATAGATACATCCGGCATTTCGTTTCTCACCAAAGCCGGCAACAGTAACAACTGGTAATCATGTATCCAGATGGTATCGCCCGGCTCGGCAACTTTTAGAATAGCATCTTTAAATTTTTCGTTTACTATTTTATAATAATCCCAGTTGGATTGCGCGTAAGTGGCATAGGTTGAAGCATAATAGTGAAATACGGGCCAAAGCACCGTATTCGAAAACCCTTCATAATATTGACTTATCTCTTCCTGTGATAAAAACACCGGCAATAAGCTCAGATCCTGTAATTTACTAGTGATAGTATCTCTATCGGTCTCTTCAATAACTTCCTGGCCGGGCCACCCTATCCATACGTTGTTATCTTGTTTATATATAGAGCCTAAGCCCGTAGCTAAACCGCCTTCACTTGGTGATAACTGGTATTCATTATCTGTGTTGGATATTTTCACAGGCAACCTGTTCGATACAATGATTGTCTTTGGCATTATTTATATAGTTTATTAATAAAGGCCTGTAAGCTCAATTTGTTTTAAAAAAGGGCAATTGGATTAAATTAAGGCACTTATCGACTAGCCGGGTGGCTATTTTTTCCTTTAAAAACATGCTACAAAAACAAAAAAGCCATCCGCATATGCAGATGGCTTTTTGAACATTTGTATTGTTAGGTAGTTTATTTTACTTGTTTGAAGAAGTAAACGTCAGCGTTTGGAGTTACCCTTACCAAAATTTCGCTGGTTGTGTTTTTAAGATCAACAAAATATACAGTTTGATCTGCAGTTACATTATCACTGGTTTCGTATTTAATTACGTCAGCTACAGTGTAATCCTTGTATTTATCAGTAATTTGTTTTTTAGCTTTTGATGCTATTGTGCTATAAGCAACATCTTGTGTAGTACCTAAGTACTCGCCTTGCAAATTGTAAAATGCAGTCATTTTTACATTATTTAATGTAAAAGTTGCTTTTTGGCAGTTTGAAGTCACAGTCCAGTTAACATCGGTAGCATCGCTAAAATCTGCATCAAATTGGTTTTGAACAGTATAAGAAACTGTAACCGCTTTTTCTACCTTTTTTCCGCCGTCCTTAGCAAATACACTTGTACCTAAAAGGGCGATCATTGCTGTTGTTATGAATATCTTTTTCATGTTGTGTTAAATTTTAAATCCATAACAAAAGTAAGGTATAATTATCAAAATCATCAATAAATTTGAATTTTTATAAATATTTAATAATGTATATACTTTTGGGATGTAAAATTTAAAGATTTATAATTTACTTAGTGTATTTTTTACAATAAGTGAAAATAAAAAAGACTTGCTAAATCGATCTAAGCAGGTGTTTTAACCAATAATTAACCATTATCGGCAAAACCAGGGTATAAAGTCATACCACCATCCATAAAAATGGTAGTACCTGTGATATAATCGGCTTCATCCGATGCCAGCCAGGCTGCTAGTTTGCCAATATCATCTGGTTCGCCTATCCTGTTATAAGGTATTAATGTCAAAAGACTATTCAATGCCTCGGGGGTTGACCATGCCGCCTGGTTAATATGTGTTTGTATAGCGCCAGGGCCAATTGATACTACTCTTATTTTATGTGGGGCTAATTCCTGTGCCATGCTTTTCATCAACATCATAACACCGCCCTTGCTGCTGGCGTAGTTTACATGGCCTCCCCATGGGATAACTTCATGTACACTACTCATACATATAATTTTACCGGCAGCCTTGCTGCGGCCTTCAACTACTCCCCTGCGCATAAACTCGCGTGCAGCCTCGCGCGAGCATAAAAACTGGCCGGTAAGGTTTATGCCGATAACCGTATTCCACTGCTCGATGGTCATATCCACAAATTTAGAATCTCGTTGCAGCCCTGCATTGTTTACTAATATATCAACAGTACCATATTGCTTATACATTTCGGCAAACATAGCCTGTACATCAGCCTCGTTACTTACATCGGCATGTATTGCATAAGCCTCGCCGCCAGCAGCAGTAATTTCGTCAACTGTTTGCTGGGCAATCTCATGCGCATCAATATGGTTTATAATTACTTTAGCTCCAGCCATTGCCAACGCCAAAGCTACACCTTTACCTATACCGCTATCAGCACCCGTGACTAATGCGGCCTGTCCCTTTAATGTTTGTACCTGATTCATAGATTGCTTGTTTTACGTGTTAAGATAAGCAATGTATTTGGGAGGATATAGTTTTAGAAAAAGAAAAAGATATCAGCAATTGTTACTTTGTTTTAACCGTCCATTTGGGCACATAGCCGATATCTCCATTATAACTAACCTTATAATAACTACCCTCTTTTTCAATTACAGAGACGATTGAATTTGTGGGAATTGCCCTGATAATTTTTGAACTTAAGTTATCAGATTCATGCATATTTACTACCCCTGTTAAGTTTGATCTTAAATAAGTAGTGTATAAAATATCTGTAGATGCCTCAGCTGGCTGATTTATTATTGATGTAGATTGAACAGAAGAAGCTTGATTTATAGTATCCGGTTTTATTGGCGATGGTATGACAGTAGCTGTGATTTTGGTAATTGAATTATGCTTCTTTTTATGGTGTTTAGCTTTATCTAAAGGCACTACAATTACCGGGGCTGTTTTATTAGCCACAGTTGTTTTTGACCCATTAAGTATTTTTATAATGTAAGTACCAAAAATAAGTATGAGTAAAAATAATACAAATGTAAATACGATATCCAATCCCCTGGTTTTGGACTTGCCGG
Protein-coding regions in this window:
- the hemF gene encoding oxygen-dependent coproporphyrinogen oxidase, which translates into the protein MINKEQISADYQQIQDEICAALEQVDGQAKFEEEKWEREGGGGGRTRIIQNGNILEKGGVNFSAVHGNLPASIKKSLQIEQDDFFATGISIVIHPNHPLVPIIHMNIRYFEMPSSFVEGRQPVRWFGGGIDLTPHYVIDDDARFFHQYLKSVCDAYYHDFYHRFKLWADDYFYIKHRNETRGIGGIFYDRLTANDELSWDNIFEFSKALGRSFIPIYTELVNRNRTKEFTDDQQQWQYQRRSRYTEFNLVYDAGTKFGLETNGRIESILMSLPPTAKWIYNYQPQPGSEEEKTLSLLKKGINWA
- a CDS encoding MFS transporter; amino-acid sequence: MTTATNAKTSRNIIFLVIVAALGYFVDIYDLLVFAIVRIPSLKALGITDKDAITNDGHFIMNMQMFGLLLGGILWGVMGDKIGRIKVLFGSILLYSIANFANGFIGSINLSFLNIDIVHTYGIIRFIAGIGLAGELGAGITLVTETLSKEKRGYGTMIVAFIGLFGAAAAYFVSQYGWQKAYIIGGILGVLLLLLRLGTFESGMYKNVEKTNVSKGNFFMLFTDFGRFKKYLYCILIGAPLWYVVGILVTNSPEFGVALGSKTTLSAGEGIYYTYLGIAIGDIFAGVLSQVIKSRKITMVIFLLLSLISVACYLNAKGLDSKQFIWLCFFMGCSVGYWATFVTIAAEQFGTNIRATVATTAPNFVRGSLIPITFAFDAFKAHYGMINSGYIMMAILTVIALFSLSQLKETFGKDLDYLEIS
- a CDS encoding cold-shock protein, whose translation is MKTGKVKWFNTQKGYGFIVTDDGKDLFVHFKDVQGGVNAIKDNDSVTYDVEEGRKGLQAVNVKKV
- a CDS encoding glycoside hydrolase family 15 protein produces the protein MKKHTYSTGIIGNCAFLAHVNTNTNIEWLCWPRFDSTFIFGGLLDNEKGGEFSILPEGKFTSHQYYMENTNVLVTEITLENGNSYRVSDFAPRFHQSQRYYKPLMLIRKVEAIEGSPRIRVKCEPVSEYGKVRLHVNRGSNHIQYLGGDENIRLTTNIAISYVFDEQLFVLNEPKYLVLTYGEPLEAPLESTAERFLRETIQYWRTWIKHSSIATFYQPFVIRSALALKIHQYEDTGAIIAASTTSLPESPGSGRNWDYRYCWLRDTYYVITALNHIGHFEEMEKYFSYVTDISFAEDKRYQPLYGITAKKTLTEEILTDLKGYEGNQPVRIGNQAYEHIQNDIYGQVLISLLPLYTDHRFVFSERKDSVRWIEFLLGKIEATIDEKDAGIWEFRNMADIHCYSNLFQWAGASAAEKMARTIDNKELVHRAISLKKRAAKHIESCYDPVRKVYTNAAKGTNLDASTLQLIMMNYLDPASDRAKDHLIALEKELKASNGLFYRYLYKDDFGKPKTTFLICAFWYVEALATVGRIDDAIKEFENLLQFSNHLLLFSEDVDEKDGSQWGNFPQAYSHVGLMNAAYRIAMKLDRPIFL
- a CDS encoding bifunctional alpha,alpha-trehalose-phosphate synthase (UDP-forming)/trehalose-phosphatase, with the translated sequence MPKTIIVSNRLPVKISNTDNEYQLSPSEGGLATGLGSIYKQDNNVWIGWPGQEVIEETDRDTITSKLQDLSLLPVFLSQEEISQYYEGFSNTVLWPVFHYYASTYATYAQSNWDYYKIVNEKFKDAILKVAEPGDTIWIHDYQLLLLPALVRNEMPDVSIGFFLHIPFPSHEMFRLIPWRYELLEGMLGADLIGFHTFDDVRHFISTTTRILPVNSSSNVITVNDRLVVAEAFPMGIDENKYSSLPKSKEVIEQAKQIKETFKGNKLILSIDRLDYSKGILQRLEAFELLLQLHPEYIGKIALYMIVVPSRDTVPQYKYLRDLIDKKAGSLNSLYRTMDWSPIHYYYRSFPIETLSALYSSADVCLVTPMRDGMNLVSKEYVASRIHDDGVLILSEMAGASKELIDAIIVNPNNIGEVCRAIIQALEMPLDEQKARMQQMRQLISKFNISHWVKIFTDRLREVKQQQRSMQTRHVSNTTEQSIVNRYAKTRNRIIFLDYDGTLVNFRSNIADASPDKELYDLLHQLTEDPANQVVLISGRKHENLSEWFNDENIYLIAEHGAWFKEQNTRWHKISGLSDSWKQDIYPILETYVDRTPGSFIEEKTYSLVWHYRKAQKGLGELRANELMNNLKYMTTDKGLQFLPGDKVLEIKNVEINKGKAALSLVENKNYDFIIAFGDDYTDEDIFKALPESALTVKVGNNMSAAKFYLRNPLEVRNLLTKFTESTLAAQK
- a CDS encoding SDR family oxidoreductase codes for the protein MNQVQTLKGQAALVTGADSGIGKGVALALAMAGAKVIINHIDAHEIAQQTVDEITAAGGEAYAIHADVSNEADVQAMFAEMYKQYGTVDILVNNAGLQRDSKFVDMTIEQWNTVIGINLTGQFLCSREAAREFMRRGVVEGRSKAAGKIICMSSVHEVIPWGGHVNYASSKGGVMMLMKSMAQELAPHKIRVVSIGPGAIQTHINQAAWSTPEALNSLLTLIPYNRIGEPDDIGKLAAWLASDEADYITGTTIFMDGGMTLYPGFADNG
- a CDS encoding SH3 domain-containing protein, translated to MRDFYYTLGADTTATKAEIKEAYRKLSKKFHPDLNPDDEYFESRFMEIQEAYEVLSDPIKRNRYDKALNQFKASYQEYKPLYQNYKASPLTGKSKTRGLDIVFTFVLFLLILIFGTYIIKILNGSKTTVANKTAPVIVVPLDKAKHHKKKHNSITKITATVIPSPIKPDTINQASSVQSTSIINQPAEASTDILYTTYLRSNLTGVVNMHESDNLSSKIIRAIPTNSIVSVIEKEGSYYKVSYNGDIGYVPKWTVKTK